One genomic region from Drosophila subpulchrella strain 33 F10 #4 breed RU33 chromosome 2R, RU_Dsub_v1.1 Primary Assembly, whole genome shotgun sequence encodes:
- the LOC119549999 gene encoding uncharacterized protein LOC119549999 isoform X7, producing MCLQKNQRLFCILLALLTIIWGFTEIIYGSYLLAVEGMNNWLLAAVVAWTPILIASIFLILGALKKIPRFLLVWIIVSLSYN from the exons atgtgCCTACAGAAAAACCAAAGGCTTTTCTGCATTCTATTGGCATTACTGACGATAATTTGGGGATTTACGGAGATCATATACGGTTCCTACCTTTTAG CTGTGGAAGGTATGAATAATTGGTTGTTGGCGGCAGTCGTGGCCTGGACTCCCATTCTAATTGCCTCGATTTTTTTGATTCTAGGCGCATTAAAA AAAATTCCTCGTTTCCTTCTGGTCTGGATAATAGTTTCATTG TCCTATAATTAA
- the LOC119549999 gene encoding uncharacterized protein LOC119549999 isoform X3, translated as MCLQKNQRLFCILLALLTIIWGFTEIIYGSYLLAVEGMNNWLLAAVVAWTPILIASIFLILGALKKIPRFLLVWIIVSLVCGIALIIIKTGLLIYLHDSPIINDIVTAILNIIFLLLVFVWAFYPYAYMRDMKKPLLE; from the exons atgtgCCTACAGAAAAACCAAAGGCTTTTCTGCATTCTATTGGCATTACTGACGATAATTTGGGGATTTACGGAGATCATATACGGTTCCTACCTTTTAG CTGTGGAAGGTATGAATAATTGGTTGTTGGCGGCAGTCGTGGCCTGGACTCCCATTCTAATTGCCTCGATTTTTTTGATTCTAGGCGCATTAAAA AAAATTCCTCGTTTCCTTCTGGTCTGGATAATAGTTTCATTGGTATGCGGAATAGCTCTGATTATTATAAAGACGGGATTATTGATATATTTGCATGATAGTCCTATAATTAACGATATTGTGACAGCCATTTTGAATATCATCTTTTTAT TGCTGGTCTTTGTTTGGGCATTCTACCCCTATGCATACATGCGAGACATGAAGAAACCACTAttggaataa
- the LOC119549999 gene encoding uncharacterized protein LOC119549999 isoform X6, which produces MCLQKNQRLFCILLALLTIIWGFTEIIYGSYLLAVEGMNNWLLAAVVAWTPILIASIFLILGALKKIPRFLLVWIIVSLCWSLFGHSTPMHTCET; this is translated from the exons atgtgCCTACAGAAAAACCAAAGGCTTTTCTGCATTCTATTGGCATTACTGACGATAATTTGGGGATTTACGGAGATCATATACGGTTCCTACCTTTTAG CTGTGGAAGGTATGAATAATTGGTTGTTGGCGGCAGTCGTGGCCTGGACTCCCATTCTAATTGCCTCGATTTTTTTGATTCTAGGCGCATTAAAA AAAATTCCTCGTTTCCTTCTGGTCTGGATAATAGTTTCATTG TGCTGGTCTTTGTTTGGGCATTCTACCCCTATGCATACATGCGAGACATGA
- the LOC119549999 gene encoding uncharacterized protein LOC119549999 isoform X5, protein MCLQKNQRLFCILLALLTIIWGFTEIIYGSYLLAVEGMNNWLLAAVVAWTPILIASIFLILGALKKIPRFLLVWIIVSLVCGIALIIIKTGLLIYLHDSPIINDIVTAILNIIFL, encoded by the exons atgtgCCTACAGAAAAACCAAAGGCTTTTCTGCATTCTATTGGCATTACTGACGATAATTTGGGGATTTACGGAGATCATATACGGTTCCTACCTTTTAG CTGTGGAAGGTATGAATAATTGGTTGTTGGCGGCAGTCGTGGCCTGGACTCCCATTCTAATTGCCTCGATTTTTTTGATTCTAGGCGCATTAAAA AAAATTCCTCGTTTCCTTCTGGTCTGGATAATAGTTTCATTGGTATGCGGAATAGCTCTGATTATTATAAAGACGGGATTATTGATATATTTGCATGATAGTCCTATAATTAACGATATTGTGACAGCCATTTTGAATATCATCTTTTTAT aa